In the Nicotiana tabacum cultivar K326 chromosome 16, ASM71507v2, whole genome shotgun sequence genome, one interval contains:
- the LOC107786952 gene encoding E3 ubiquitin-protein ligase RSL1-like: MDFPANRFSAHIPAIFGSLLNSLGRLSPVTGDLGAASAGVILLVTVAIPGFFYFKKSKNKPQFNVDRESTKASTFDAHVNEFVGGRISEILVHRDAEYAEELQLQEALLASLYTGPSSNYASSSIQGGPFLATEMLKLEKEGDGQLKSFCEICLDDKESWQMFRNESCSHSFCYECTSKHIIARIAEKPKVIGCPGVSCSAALDISACRFMIPKEALIRWDESLCQSIIPDSQKLYCPFRDCSALLVNDTGASIQKIKCPLCKRSFCAACRVPWHPEFTCKEFQKLNAKKGGKEDMVKTLAKKKSWQKCPNCKIFVEKTEGCIHMTCRCEYQFCYRCGSKWTSSHICRKK, from the exons ATGGATTTCCCGGCAAACCGATTCTCCGCCCATATTCCGGCGATTTTTGGTTCCCTACTTAACTCCCTCGGGCGACTTTCACCGGTCACCGGTGATCTCGGTGCAGCATCCGCCGGTGTGATTTTACTCGTAACCGTCGCAATCCCAGGGTTCTTTTACTTTAAGAAAAGCAAGAATAAACCTCAGTTTAATGTCGATCGTGAGTCGACAAAGGCTTCGACGTTTGATGCTCATGTGAATG AATTTGTTGGAGGACGTATAAGTGAGATACTTGTCCATCGTGATGCTGAATATGCAGAAGAGTTGCAGCTCCAAGAAGCTTTACTAGCCTCCCTTTACACTGGTCCAAGCAGCAACTATGCATCTTCATCTATACAAGGAGGACCATTCTTGGCAACAGAGATGTTGAAGCTTGAAAAAGAAGGTGATGGCCAACTTAAAAGCTTCTGTGAGATTTGCTTGGATGACAAAGAAAGTTGGCAGATGTTTAGAAATGAGAGTTGTTCTCATTCCTTCTGTTATGAGTGCACAAGTAAGCATATCATTGCAAGGATTGCAGAAAAGCCAAAAGTTATTGGTTGCCCTGGAGTAAGTTGCAGTGCTGCACTTGATATTAGTGCTTGTAGGTTCATGATTCCCAAAGAGGCACTAATCCGGTGGGATGAATCGTTATGCCAGTCAATCATTCCTGACTCTCAAAAGCTGTACTGCCCTTTCCGTGATTGCTCAGCCCTGTTAGTTAATGATACTGGGGCTAGTATACAAAAGATAAAATGCCCTTTGTGCAAAAGATCATTTTGTGCAGCATGTCGAGTTCCATGGCATCCAGAGTTTACATGCAAAGAGTTCCAGAAACTGAACGCCAAAAAGGGGGGAAAAGAGGACATGGTGAAGACACTTGCCAAGAAGAAAAGCTGGCAGAAATGTCCTAATTGTAAAATATTTGTTGAGAAGACAGAGGGATGCATTCACATGACTTGCAGGTGTGAATATCAGTTCTGCTATAGGTGTGGTTCAAAATGGACTAGTTCTCATATTTGCCGTAAAAAATGA